Proteins encoded within one genomic window of [Enterobacter] lignolyticus SCF1:
- the dtpA gene encoding dipeptide/tripeptide permease DtpA: protein MSTANNKPAESVSLNAFKQPKAFYLIFSIELWERFGYYGLQGIMAVYLVKQLGMSEADSITLFSSFSALVYGLVAIGGWLGDKVLGTKRVIMLGAIVLAIGYALVAWSGHDAAVVYMGMATIAVGNGLFKANPSSLLSTCYAKDDPRLDGAFTMYYMSVNIGSFFSMLATPWLAAKFGWSVAFSLSVVGMLITVVNFAFCKKWVKQYGSKPDFEPVHIGKLLATIVGVVILAAIATWLLHNQGVARAVLGVVALGIICIFAKEAFAMQGAARRKMIVAFILMLEAVIFFVLYSQMPTSLNFFAIRNVEHSILGIAFEPEQYQALNPFWIMIGSPILAAIYNKMGDRLPMPHKFAIGMVLCSGAFLVLPLGAKFASDAGIVSVNWLILSYALQSIGELMISGLGLAMVAQLVPQRLMGFIMGSWFLTTAGAAIIAGKIANLMAVPENVTDPLMSLDVYGRVFMQIGIATAVIAILMLLTAPKLNRMTQDDSASAKSSETATA, encoded by the coding sequence GTGTCTACTGCAAACAATAAACCAGCAGAAAGCGTGAGTCTGAACGCTTTCAAACAGCCGAAAGCGTTCTATCTCATCTTCTCTATCGAACTTTGGGAACGTTTCGGTTATTACGGCCTGCAAGGGATCATGGCCGTTTACCTGGTGAAACAACTGGGTATGTCTGAAGCGGATTCTATTACGCTGTTTTCGTCCTTTAGTGCTCTGGTGTACGGTCTGGTTGCTATCGGCGGCTGGCTGGGTGACAAAGTTCTGGGTACCAAACGCGTTATTATGCTGGGCGCCATCGTGCTGGCGATCGGCTATGCGCTGGTAGCATGGTCCGGCCATGACGCAGCTGTCGTCTACATGGGTATGGCGACTATCGCCGTGGGTAACGGTCTTTTCAAAGCTAACCCGTCCTCCCTGCTCTCTACCTGCTATGCGAAAGATGACCCGCGTCTGGACGGTGCATTCACCATGTACTACATGTCCGTGAACATCGGTTCTTTCTTCTCTATGCTGGCAACGCCGTGGCTCGCCGCCAAATTTGGCTGGAGCGTCGCGTTTTCACTGAGCGTGGTCGGTATGCTGATCACCGTAGTGAACTTTGCTTTCTGCAAAAAATGGGTTAAGCAGTACGGTTCCAAACCGGACTTCGAACCGGTACACATTGGCAAACTGCTGGCGACCATCGTGGGCGTTGTGATCCTCGCCGCTATCGCGACCTGGCTGCTGCATAACCAGGGCGTTGCACGCGCTGTTCTGGGTGTGGTTGCTCTGGGCATCATCTGCATCTTCGCGAAAGAAGCCTTCGCAATGCAGGGTGCCGCTCGTCGTAAGATGATCGTGGCCTTTATCCTGATGCTGGAAGCCGTTATCTTCTTCGTGCTGTACAGCCAGATGCCGACCTCGCTGAACTTCTTCGCGATTCGTAACGTTGAGCACTCTATTCTGGGCATCGCGTTCGAACCGGAGCAGTATCAGGCGCTGAACCCGTTCTGGATCATGATTGGTAGCCCGATTCTGGCCGCTATCTACAACAAAATGGGCGACCGTCTGCCGATGCCGCACAAATTCGCTATCGGTATGGTGCTGTGCTCCGGCGCATTCCTGGTACTGCCGCTGGGCGCCAAATTCGCCAGCGACGCCGGTATCGTCTCCGTTAACTGGCTGATCCTGAGCTACGCGCTGCAGTCCATCGGCGAACTGATGATTTCCGGCCTGGGTCTGGCAATGGTGGCGCAGCTGGTGCCGCAGCGTCTGATGGGCTTCATCATGGGTAGCTGGTTCCTGACCACCGCGGGCGCCGCGATTATCGCGGGTAAAATCGCCAACCTGATGGCGGTACCGGAAAACGTCACCGACCCGCTGATGTCTCTGGACGTATATGGCCGCGTGTTCATGCAGATCGGTATCGCGACCGCCGTCATTGCCATCCTGATGCTGCTGACTGCGCCGAAGCTGAACCGCATGACGCAGGATGACAGCGCCTCTGCGAAATCGAGCGAAACCGCTACCGCGTAA
- the nth gene encoding endonuclease III, whose product MNKEKRLEILTRLRDNNPHPTTELNFTSPFELLIAVLLSAQATDVSVNKATAKLYPVANTPQAMLGLGVDGVKEYIKTIGLFNSKAENVIKTCRILLEQHGGNVPEDRAALEALPGVGRKTANVVLNTAFGWPTIAVDTHIFRVCNRTNFAPGKNVEQVEEKLLKVVPAEFKVDCHHWLILHGRYTCIARKPRCGSCLIEDLCEFKEKVEL is encoded by the coding sequence ATGAATAAAGAGAAGCGGCTCGAAATTCTGACCCGGCTACGCGATAACAACCCACATCCGACGACGGAGCTGAACTTCACCAGCCCTTTCGAGCTGCTGATCGCGGTGCTGCTGTCCGCACAGGCAACGGACGTCAGCGTCAACAAAGCCACGGCGAAGCTTTATCCGGTGGCCAACACGCCGCAGGCCATGCTCGGGCTGGGGGTTGACGGCGTAAAGGAATACATCAAAACCATCGGTTTATTTAACAGTAAGGCCGAGAACGTGATTAAAACCTGCCGCATCCTGCTGGAGCAGCACGGCGGGAATGTACCGGAAGATCGCGCCGCGCTGGAGGCGCTGCCGGGCGTTGGGCGTAAGACCGCGAACGTGGTGCTGAATACCGCCTTTGGCTGGCCGACGATTGCCGTAGACACCCATATCTTTCGCGTCTGCAACCGCACGAACTTCGCCCCCGGCAAAAACGTTGAGCAGGTTGAGGAGAAGCTTCTCAAAGTCGTTCCGGCGGAGTTTAAAGTCGACTGTCACCACTGGCTGATACTGCACGGCCGCTATACCTGCATCGCCAGAAAACCGCGCTGCGGCTCATGCCTGATTGAAGATCTCTGCGAATTCAAAGAGAAGGTCGAACTCTAG
- a CDS encoding electron transport complex subunit E — MSEIKDIIVQGLWKNNSSLVQLLGMCPLLAVTSTATNALGLGLATTLVLTLTNLTISLLRRWTPSEIRIPIYVMIIASVVSVVQMLINAYAFGLYQSLGIFIPLIVTNCIVVGRAEAFAAKKGPALSALDGFSIGMGATCAMFVLGSLREIIGNGTLFDGADGLLGSWAKVLRIEVFHTDTPFLLAMLPPGAFIGLGMLLAVKYLIDERAKRRASARRQSVDVTVDTTPGKAS; from the coding sequence ATGAGCGAAATTAAAGACATTATCGTCCAGGGACTGTGGAAAAATAACTCATCGCTGGTGCAGCTGCTGGGGATGTGCCCGCTGCTGGCGGTGACCTCAACGGCAACGAATGCCCTTGGGCTCGGACTGGCCACCACGCTGGTGCTGACGTTAACCAACCTGACGATTTCCCTGCTGCGCCGCTGGACGCCGTCGGAAATTCGTATCCCCATTTACGTCATGATCATCGCCTCGGTGGTGAGCGTGGTGCAAATGCTGATCAACGCCTACGCCTTCGGCCTGTACCAGTCATTGGGCATCTTTATTCCGCTGATCGTGACCAACTGCATCGTCGTCGGCCGCGCGGAAGCGTTCGCGGCGAAAAAAGGCCCGGCGCTTTCAGCGCTTGATGGGTTCTCCATCGGAATGGGCGCCACCTGCGCGATGTTTGTCCTCGGGTCGCTGCGCGAAATTATCGGCAACGGTACGCTCTTTGACGGGGCGGACGGCCTGCTGGGAAGCTGGGCGAAGGTCCTGCGCATCGAGGTGTTCCATACCGATACGCCGTTCCTGCTGGCGATGCTGCCCCCTGGCGCCTTTATTGGCCTTGGCATGCTGCTCGCCGTAAAATACCTGATTGATGAACGCGCGAAGCGTCGCGCCAGCGCACGTCGGCAAAGCGTCGACGTTACCGTAGACACCACCCCAGGGAAGGCATCATGA
- the rsxG gene encoding electron transport complex subunit RsxG, with amino-acid sequence MLNTIRKHGVTLALFAAGATGLTAAINLLTKSTIDVQAEKQQMALFSQVLPQDRYNNNLLKSCYVLNAPALGKGSHKVYIAMMDSAPVAAVMEATAPDGYSGNIQLLVGADFKGTVLGSRVTEHHETPGLGDKIELRHSDWITHFADKVINGANDSRWAVKKDGGDFDQFTGATITPRAVVNAVKRAGLFAETLPSQLNTLSPCEE; translated from the coding sequence ATGCTGAACACCATACGTAAACACGGGGTAACGCTGGCGCTGTTTGCCGCAGGCGCCACCGGGTTGACCGCCGCTATCAATCTGTTAACAAAGAGCACTATCGACGTGCAGGCGGAAAAGCAGCAAATGGCGCTGTTCTCTCAGGTATTGCCGCAGGATCGGTATAATAATAACCTGTTAAAAAGCTGCTATGTGCTTAACGCACCGGCCCTGGGCAAAGGCAGCCACAAGGTGTATATCGCCATGATGGACAGCGCGCCGGTCGCGGCCGTCATGGAGGCCACGGCCCCTGACGGCTACTCCGGCAATATTCAGCTGCTGGTCGGCGCGGATTTCAAAGGTACGGTGCTGGGCTCCCGGGTGACGGAGCATCATGAAACGCCAGGGCTTGGCGATAAAATCGAGCTTCGCCATTCAGACTGGATCACCCATTTTGCCGACAAAGTGATTAACGGCGCGAACGACAGCCGCTGGGCGGTGAAGAAGGACGGCGGTGATTTCGACCAGTTTACCGGTGCGACCATTACGCCGCGGGCGGTGGTCAACGCGGTTAAACGCGCGGGGCTGTTCGCCGAAACGCTGCCGTCGCAACTCAATACCCTGTCACCCTGCGAAGAGTAA
- the rsxD gene encoding electron transport complex subunit RsxD, whose product MVFKIASSPYTHNQRQTSRIMLLVILAAVPGIAVQTWFFGWGTLLQLILAAATAWTAEALVLRLRKQRVGQTLGDNSALLTGLLLAVSIPPSAPWWMIVLGTAFAVIIAKQLYGGLGHNPFNPAMIGYVVLLISFPVQMTSWLPPHDIAVSAPGLWDSVQIILFGHTSAGADINSLRMGIDGISQATPLDTFKTSLHAGHSVNDILQLPVYRGALAGVGWQWVNIAWLVGGLFLLWKGAIRWHIPLSFLLSLAICSTLGWIASPESMASPQIHLLSGATMIGAFFILTDPVTASTTNRGRLIFGALAGLLVWLIRSFGGYPDGVAFATLLANITVPLIDYYTRPRVYGHR is encoded by the coding sequence ATGGTTTTTAAAATCGCAAGCTCCCCATACACCCATAACCAGCGCCAGACGTCGCGTATTATGCTGCTGGTTATCCTGGCCGCTGTGCCGGGAATTGCCGTGCAAACCTGGTTTTTTGGTTGGGGTACTCTGCTGCAGCTTATCCTTGCTGCCGCCACCGCCTGGACGGCTGAAGCCCTGGTGCTTCGCCTGCGCAAACAGCGTGTCGGCCAGACGCTGGGCGATAACTCCGCCCTGCTGACCGGCCTGCTGCTGGCGGTCAGTATTCCGCCGTCGGCGCCGTGGTGGATGATCGTGCTCGGCACGGCCTTTGCCGTCATTATCGCCAAGCAGCTGTACGGCGGCCTGGGGCATAACCCCTTTAACCCGGCAATGATCGGTTACGTGGTGCTGCTGATTTCGTTTCCGGTACAGATGACCTCCTGGCTGCCGCCGCATGACATTGCCGTCTCCGCGCCAGGTCTGTGGGACAGCGTGCAGATAATCCTCTTTGGGCATACCTCTGCGGGCGCCGATATCAACTCGCTGCGCATGGGCATTGACGGTATTAGCCAGGCCACGCCGCTGGATACCTTCAAAACCTCGCTACACGCAGGCCATAGCGTCAACGACATTCTTCAGCTCCCTGTCTACCGCGGCGCGCTGGCGGGCGTCGGCTGGCAGTGGGTCAACATTGCCTGGCTTGTCGGCGGGCTGTTCCTGCTGTGGAAAGGCGCCATTCGCTGGCATATTCCGCTGAGTTTTCTGTTGAGCCTGGCGATATGCAGTACGCTTGGCTGGATAGCGTCGCCGGAAAGTATGGCGTCGCCGCAGATACACCTGCTGTCCGGCGCGACGATGATTGGCGCATTCTTTATTCTGACGGATCCCGTCACCGCATCGACGACCAATCGCGGACGTCTGATTTTCGGCGCGCTGGCGGGCCTGCTGGTATGGCTGATCCGCAGCTTCGGCGGCTATCCGGACGGCGTGGCGTTCGCCACCCTGCTGGCCAATATCACCGTGCCGTTGATTGATTACTACACCCGTCCACGCGTTTACGGCCATCGCTGA
- the rsxC gene encoding electron transport complex subunit RsxC — protein sequence MLKLFSAFKKDRIWDFDGGIHPPEMKTQSNGTPLRQVPLAQRYVIPLKQHIGAEGELCVSVCDSVLRGQPLTRGWGRMLPVHAPTSGTVAAIAPHSTAHPSALEELSVIIEADGHDTWFERDGWSDWQSKTRDTLIERIHQFGVAGLGGAGFPTGTKLRGGGDKIDTLIINAAECEPYITADDRLMQDCAAQIVEGVRILAHILQPRQVLIGIEDNKPQAISMMRAVLADAHGISLRVIPTKYPSGGAKQLTQILTGKQVPHGGRSSDIGVLMQNVGTAFAVKRAIVDGEPLTERVVTLTGESVGRPGNVWARLGTPVQHLLADAGFCPSAEQLVIMGGPLMGFTLPWLDVPVVKITNCLLAPSPSEMGEPQDEKGCIRCSACADACPADLLPQQLYWFSKGQQHDKAQTHNLSDCIECGACAWVCPSNIPLVQYFRQEKAEIAAIRQEEQRAAEAKARFEARQARLEREKAARLERHKQAAVQPAAQDQDAINAALARIREKKQHAAQPIVVLAGEKPDNSAVIAAREARKALARANQESKGQPGESAEATDPAAQADPRKAAVEAAIARAKARKAGQPPAPAPEAEPVDPRKAAVEAAIARAKARKAGQPPAPAPEAEPVDPRKAAVEAAIARAKARKAEQQEAAAAANDDPRKAAVAAAIARVQAKKAAQQAVNEE from the coding sequence ATGCTTAAGTTATTTTCTGCGTTTAAAAAGGACAGAATCTGGGACTTTGACGGCGGGATCCATCCACCTGAAATGAAAACCCAGTCAAATGGCACGCCGTTACGCCAGGTCCCGCTGGCGCAGCGCTATGTCATTCCGCTAAAACAGCACATTGGCGCTGAAGGCGAGCTGTGCGTCAGCGTTTGCGACAGCGTGTTGCGCGGTCAGCCGCTGACCCGCGGCTGGGGGCGTATGCTGCCGGTTCACGCGCCGACATCCGGCACCGTCGCCGCGATTGCGCCCCACTCCACCGCGCATCCATCCGCGCTGGAAGAGCTCAGCGTCATTATTGAAGCGGACGGTCACGACACGTGGTTTGAGCGCGACGGCTGGAGCGACTGGCAGAGCAAAACCCGCGATACGCTTATTGAACGTATCCATCAGTTTGGCGTCGCCGGGCTCGGCGGCGCGGGCTTCCCCACCGGCACCAAACTGCGGGGCGGCGGCGATAAGATAGACACCCTGATCATTAATGCCGCCGAGTGCGAACCCTATATCACCGCGGATGACCGTCTGATGCAGGACTGCGCGGCACAAATCGTGGAAGGGGTCCGCATTCTTGCACACATTCTGCAGCCCAGACAGGTGCTGATCGGCATTGAGGATAACAAGCCGCAGGCCATCTCCATGATGCGCGCCGTGCTGGCGGATGCCCATGGCATCAGCCTGCGGGTGATTCCTACGAAATACCCTTCCGGCGGCGCGAAGCAGCTAACGCAAATTCTTACCGGCAAGCAGGTACCGCACGGCGGGCGCTCATCCGATATTGGCGTATTGATGCAAAACGTCGGTACGGCGTTTGCGGTCAAGCGCGCGATCGTTGACGGCGAACCGCTGACCGAGCGCGTGGTCACCCTGACCGGCGAATCGGTCGGACGGCCGGGCAACGTCTGGGCCCGGCTGGGAACGCCGGTACAGCACCTGCTCGCCGATGCCGGATTCTGCCCGTCGGCCGAACAGCTGGTCATTATGGGGGGGCCGCTGATGGGCTTTACCCTGCCCTGGCTGGATGTGCCGGTGGTAAAAATTACCAACTGCCTGCTGGCGCCGTCGCCGTCGGAAATGGGCGAACCGCAGGATGAGAAAGGCTGTATCCGCTGCAGCGCCTGTGCGGACGCCTGCCCGGCAGACCTGCTGCCGCAGCAGCTTTACTGGTTCAGCAAGGGTCAACAGCACGACAAAGCGCAGACGCATAACCTGTCCGACTGCATTGAGTGCGGCGCCTGCGCCTGGGTCTGCCCAAGCAATATCCCGCTGGTGCAGTACTTCCGTCAGGAAAAAGCCGAGATTGCCGCTATCCGCCAGGAAGAACAGCGCGCCGCGGAGGCCAAAGCGCGCTTTGAAGCCCGGCAGGCGCGACTGGAACGCGAGAAAGCCGCCCGCCTTGAGCGTCATAAACAGGCGGCCGTGCAGCCCGCGGCGCAGGATCAGGATGCCATAAACGCAGCGCTTGCCCGCATCCGGGAGAAAAAACAGCACGCGGCGCAGCCGATTGTTGTCCTGGCGGGAGAAAAGCCGGATAACAGCGCCGTTATCGCCGCGCGTGAGGCGCGTAAAGCGCTGGCGCGAGCTAATCAGGAGAGCAAAGGCCAGCCGGGCGAATCGGCTGAAGCGACGGATCCCGCCGCCCAGGCCGATCCGCGTAAAGCCGCCGTCGAAGCCGCCATTGCCCGCGCCAAAGCGCGCAAGGCCGGGCAGCCGCCAGCTCCGGCGCCTGAGGCGGAACCGGTCGACCCGCGCAAAGCCGCCGTCGAAGCCGCCATTGCCCGCGCCAAAGCGCGCAAGGCCGGGCAGCCGCCAGCCCCGGCGCCTGAAGCGGAACCGGTCGACCCGCGCAAAGCTGCCGTCGAGGCCGCCATTGCCCGCGCGAAGGCGCGTAAAGCAGAACAACAAGAAGCAGCGGCTGCCGCCAATGACGATCCGCGCAAAGCCGCGGTTGCCGCGGCGATTGCCCGCGTGCAGGCAAAGAAGGCAGCGCAACAGGCCGTCAACGAGGAATAA
- the rsxB gene encoding electron transport complex subunit RsxB produces MSAVWIAVIAISLLGLIFGGILGYASRRFAVEDDPVVEKIDELLPQSQCGQCGYPGCRPYAEAVGCQGEKINRCAPGGEAVMLKIAALLNVDPQPADDEASQEPVRMLAVIDEPNCIGCTKCIQACPVDAIVGATRAMHTVVSDLCTGCNLCVAPCPTQCITLLPVKTTTETWKWDLQTIPVRIIPVEHHA; encoded by the coding sequence ATGAGCGCAGTGTGGATAGCGGTTATCGCCATTAGCCTTCTCGGCCTGATTTTCGGCGGCATTCTCGGATATGCCTCGCGTCGCTTTGCCGTTGAGGACGATCCGGTCGTTGAAAAAATTGATGAACTGTTGCCGCAAAGCCAGTGCGGACAGTGCGGATATCCGGGCTGTCGCCCGTACGCGGAAGCCGTGGGCTGCCAGGGCGAGAAGATCAACCGCTGCGCGCCCGGCGGCGAGGCGGTGATGCTGAAGATTGCGGCGCTGCTAAACGTCGACCCTCAGCCCGCCGACGACGAGGCAAGCCAGGAGCCCGTACGCATGCTGGCGGTCATCGACGAACCGAACTGTATTGGCTGCACCAAGTGCATCCAGGCCTGCCCGGTAGATGCTATTGTCGGCGCGACGCGCGCGATGCATACCGTTGTCAGCGATTTATGCACCGGCTGCAATCTCTGCGTTGCGCCTTGTCCGACGCAATGCATCACCCTGCTGCCGGTCAAGACCACCACGGAGACCTGGAAGTGGGATCTGCAAACCATTCCGGTCCGTATTATTCCTGTGGAACATCATGCTTAA
- the rsxA gene encoding electron transport complex subunit RsxA, protein MTDYLLLFIGTVLVNNFVLVKFLGLCPFMGVSKKLETAMGMGLATTFVMTLASICAWLIDTWILIPLNLVYLRTMAFILVIAVVVQFTEMVVRKTSPALYRLLGIFLPLITTNCAVLGVALLNINLGHNFMQSALYGFSAAVGFSLVMVLFAAIRERLVVADVPAPFRGNAIALITAGLMSLAFMGFSGLVKL, encoded by the coding sequence ATGACTGATTATTTACTGCTCTTTATTGGCACGGTTCTCGTCAATAACTTCGTATTAGTGAAGTTCCTTGGACTGTGCCCGTTTATGGGTGTTTCCAAAAAACTGGAAACCGCCATGGGAATGGGACTGGCCACCACCTTTGTGATGACGCTGGCGTCTATCTGCGCCTGGCTGATTGACACCTGGATCCTGATCCCGCTCAACCTCGTCTATCTGCGGACGATGGCCTTTATTCTGGTCATTGCCGTCGTGGTGCAATTTACCGAAATGGTGGTGCGCAAAACCAGCCCGGCGCTGTATCGCCTGCTGGGTATTTTCCTGCCGCTGATTACCACCAACTGCGCGGTGCTCGGCGTCGCCCTGCTGAACATCAACCTTGGCCATAACTTTATGCAATCGGCGCTGTACGGCTTCTCCGCGGCGGTCGGTTTCTCACTGGTCATGGTGCTGTTTGCCGCTATCCGCGAACGGCTGGTGGTCGCCGATGTTCCTGCGCCGTTTCGCGGCAACGCCATTGCGCTGATTACTGCCGGTCTGATGTCTCTGGCCTTTATGGGCTTTAGCGGTCTGGTGAAACTGTAA
- a CDS encoding DUF2569 domain-containing protein produces the protein MSENSAERIGGWLIAPLAWLLVALLSATLAVFLYAGSLISPQTLPALRALSSGNMILWGLSFLFAAAMWYYTFWLTVAFFKRRALVPKHYIIWLLISVLLAVKAFAFSPVSDALALRQLLFPLLAAALLVPYFKRSARVKRTFVNP, from the coding sequence ATGTCCGAAAATTCTGCAGAACGTATCGGCGGATGGCTGATCGCCCCGCTGGCCTGGCTACTGGTCGCGCTGCTGAGCGCAACGCTGGCGGTCTTCTTATACGCCGGCTCGCTCATCTCTCCCCAGACGTTGCCCGCGCTGCGCGCCCTGAGCAGCGGCAATATGATCCTCTGGGGGCTCTCATTCTTATTCGCCGCGGCAATGTGGTATTATACGTTCTGGTTAACTGTCGCTTTTTTCAAGCGCCGCGCCCTGGTGCCAAAGCACTACATAATCTGGCTGCTGATTTCGGTGCTGCTGGCAGTGAAAGCCTTCGCGTTTTCTCCGGTATCCGATGCGCTGGCGCTGCGCCAGCTGCTGTTTCCGCTATTGGCGGCGGCCCTGCTGGTGCCCTATTTCAAACGCTCGGCGCGCGTGAAACGCACCTTCGTTAACCCGTAA